The genomic DNA GCGACCCAGTTCCACCCTGAGAAATCAGGGGATGCGGGCATCGCCGTCATGCGTAACTGGCTCGCTCTGCTGCGCTAGTGTCCCGAGTTGGAGGTGTCATGTCGAATCCCATGCCCGGGTGGTATCCGGACCCCGAGGATCCCCGGCGGCAACGGTTCTGGGACGGCACCCGGTGGACCGACGCCCGCGCCTACCCGGCAGTCGTGCCCGGCCCGGAGGGCGCAGCGGTCGTCACCGACCCGGCCGTTGAGACGGCACAGCGCTCGACGAACTGGCTGCTGATCATCCTGGTTGTCCTGGCCGCCGTCATCGCCGCCGCACTGTTGTGGTTCTTCCTCCTGCGGGACACGTCTCAACCGACTCCCGTTCCGACCGCGCCACCGACGACGGCGCCCACGTTGGCGCCACCGACCAAGGCGCCCAAGACTCCCACCGAGGCGCCGACTCTGCCGCCGACTGTCCCACCGACCCCTCCCACTCTCCCGCCCACCGAGGCGCCGACCATACCTTCGCCCTGATGCCCAAGCCACCTTCGCCCTGAGGCCCAAGCCACCTTCGCCCTGAGGCCCAAGCCACCTTCGCCCTGAGGCCCAAGCCACCTTCGCCCTGAGGCCCAAGCCACCTTCACCCGGAGGCCCTGGTCCGGATCCGTCAGGTCCTCGGTGGCGCGCAGTGGCCGATGGGCCGGGGTATCAGGGCTATAGGCTTTCCGCCGTGGATACGTTGCAGTTATTGCCCGCTGTCGATGTCGCCGACGGGACCGCGGTCCGGCTCGTTCAAGGCGAGGCAGGGACAGAAACCGACTACGGCGACCCGCTGCAGGCCGCACTGGCCTGGCAGGAGCAGGGGGCGCAGTGGATTCACCTGGTCGATCTCGACGCCGCGTTCGGTCGTGGCTCGAACCGGGACCTGCTCGCTCACGTTGTCGGCCATCTGGACGTGGACGTCGAACTGTCGGGGGGCATCCGCGATGACCAGTCCCTCGCGGCCGCGCTGGCCACCGGGTGCCGCCGGGTCAACCTCGGCACCGCCGCCCTGGAATCTCCCGAGTGGTGTGCTCGTGTGATCGCGGAGCACGGCGATCGGATCGCCGTCGGACTCGACGTCCGCGGTACGACGCTGTCCGCCCGCGGATGGACCCGCGATGGGGGAGAGCTGTTCGAGATCCTGGCCAGGCTGGACGCTGACGGCTGCGCTCGGTACGTGGTCACCGATGTCGCGAAGGACGGCACCCTCAAGGGCCCGAACCTGCAGTTGCTGGAGACCGTGTGCGCGGCGACGGACCGCCCGGTCGTCGCCTCGGGCGGGGTCGGCCGCCTCGAGGATCTGCATTCCCTGGCCGAACTTGTGCCCTTGGGCG from Candidatus Nanopelagicales bacterium includes the following:
- a CDS encoding DUF2510 domain-containing protein, with protein sequence MSNPMPGWYPDPEDPRRQRFWDGTRWTDARAYPAVVPGPEGAAVVTDPAVETAQRSTNWLLIILVVLAAVIAAALLWFFLLRDTSQPTPVPTAPPTTAPTLAPPTKAPKTPTEAPTLPPTVPPTPPTLPPTEAPTIPSP
- the priA gene encoding bifunctional 1-(5-phosphoribosyl)-5-((5-phosphoribosylamino)methylideneamino)imidazole-4-carboxamide isomerase/phosphoribosylanthranilate isomerase PriA: MDTLQLLPAVDVADGTAVRLVQGEAGTETDYGDPLQAALAWQEQGAQWIHLVDLDAAFGRGSNRDLLAHVVGHLDVDVELSGGIRDDQSLAAALATGCRRVNLGTAALESPEWCARVIAEHGDRIAVGLDVRGTTLSARGWTRDGGELFEILARLDADGCARYVVTDVAKDGTLKGPNLQLLETVCAATDRPVVASGGVGRLEDLHSLAELVPLGVEGAIIGKALYAGAFTLAEALVAVAPRHSYLNPGDL